A genome region from Flammeovirga agarivorans includes the following:
- a CDS encoding arylsulfatase, producing the protein MKKIRYYSIFNLFILLLTFHQIEAKSKRPNILVVWGDDIGFSNVSAYNLGMMGYQTPNIDRVAHEGGLFTHYYSQQSCTAGRASFILGEEPFRTGLLTIGLPGSPHGIPEWAPTIADLLKNQGYTTGQFGKNHLGDRDEHLPTEHGFDEFFGNLYHLNAEEEPESYYYPKDEEFKKKYGPRGVIHSYTDGRVSDTGPLTKKRMETIDDELLQGATDFIERAHKADKPFFLWFNSTRMHIWTHLKNESEGKTGVGEYADGMIEHDRHLGVLLNKLEELGIDDNTIVIWSTDNGTQKFTWPDGGVSPFKGDKGTTWEGGFRAPCVIKWPGVIKPGTKYDGMASHMDWMPTLLSAAGVPDVKERLKKGYKANGKTFRVHLDGYDLTDYLAGNAKESPRETFYYFSSTGDLNAVRWKEWKVSFAVQEGDMSEAYRAVPAFPKVVNLKLDPFETAQDQSKTAFKWYVENMWLFGSIGEQITKFVTTVPAYPFQPAAPRADNINYEYFKKMESMQQLKALDDEVQKLNSK; encoded by the coding sequence ATGAAAAAGATACGTTATTACTCCATTTTCAACCTATTCATATTATTACTTACTTTTCATCAAATAGAGGCAAAATCAAAAAGACCCAATATCCTTGTGGTTTGGGGTGATGACATTGGCTTTAGTAACGTTTCTGCTTACAATTTAGGAATGATGGGGTACCAAACACCTAATATAGATAGAGTTGCTCATGAAGGTGGACTATTTACCCATTATTATTCTCAACAAAGCTGTACTGCTGGTCGAGCATCATTTATCCTAGGAGAAGAGCCATTTAGAACAGGTTTACTTACCATTGGTCTTCCTGGTTCTCCTCATGGTATTCCCGAATGGGCACCTACCATCGCAGACCTTTTAAAAAACCAAGGATATACCACAGGGCAATTTGGTAAAAACCATTTAGGAGATAGAGATGAACACTTACCTACAGAACATGGTTTTGATGAGTTCTTCGGTAACCTTTACCACTTAAATGCGGAAGAAGAACCTGAATCTTATTACTATCCAAAAGACGAAGAGTTCAAAAAGAAATATGGACCTAGGGGTGTTATTCATTCTTATACAGATGGTAGAGTCTCTGATACGGGACCACTGACTAAAAAAAGAATGGAAACTATAGATGATGAGTTACTGCAAGGTGCTACTGATTTTATTGAAAGAGCCCATAAAGCGGATAAACCTTTTTTCTTATGGTTTAATTCTACAAGAATGCACATCTGGACACACTTGAAAAATGAATCTGAAGGAAAAACAGGTGTCGGTGAGTATGCTGATGGTATGATTGAACATGATAGACATTTAGGAGTCTTACTAAATAAACTGGAAGAGCTAGGGATCGATGATAACACCATTGTCATTTGGTCGACTGATAATGGTACTCAAAAATTTACTTGGCCTGACGGTGGAGTATCACCATTTAAAGGAGATAAAGGAACCACTTGGGAAGGTGGGTTTAGAGCTCCTTGTGTAATTAAATGGCCAGGAGTAATTAAACCGGGTACCAAATATGATGGAATGGCGTCGCACATGGATTGGATGCCTACATTATTGAGTGCAGCGGGTGTTCCTGATGTCAAAGAACGATTAAAGAAAGGATATAAGGCTAACGGAAAAACATTTAGAGTACATTTAGATGGTTATGATTTAACAGATTATCTAGCAGGAAATGCCAAAGAATCACCTAGAGAAACGTTCTACTATTTCTCATCTACAGGAGATCTAAATGCAGTAAGATGGAAAGAATGGAAAGTAAGTTTTGCTGTGCAAGAAGGTGATATGTCAGAAGCGTATAGAGCGGTACCCGCCTTTCCTAAGGTCGTCAATTTAAAATTGGATCCTTTTGAAACAGCACAAGATCAATCAAAAACTGCATTTAAATGGTATGTTGAAAATATGTGGTTATTTGGTTCAATAGGCGAACAAATTACAAAATTTGTCACCACAGTACCTGCATATCCTTTCCAACCTGCAGCTCCAAGAGCAGACAATATCAATTACGAATATTTCAAGAAAATGGAGAGCATGCAACAGTTAAAAGCACTTGACGATGAAGTTCAGAAATTAAACAGTAAATAA
- a CDS encoding alpha-L-rhamnosidase-related protein: MNRTLRLLAAGCLMAFTACDSGNENTLYESETYNVYKDHVTQGDFTATVVSPKEMTSNYKSPLQDAYSRAIEFKFSINGKDDELAYGKNHRLVIHPEDGNYTSPTIVFGEHHLDDEKVDKMDWLEKNTEVTIKLDMSPVLNAFKTKGYYEDIHGEKIYQNDFKGVYVAGGSAPMRWDFDNLGDVEQLTDKDGDGIYEITLVMNQPDPEKITSPVWKSTKNLSKYPTFTSDIPLVDALYNLALNELVADSEADGTFRTGKEWGGVWTRDISYSIVLSLSILDPQRAITSLRRKVKRDRIIQDTGSGGAWPVSSDRVTWALAAWNVYTTTGDQGWLKEAYKVIANTIDDDMHVVYDPATGLMRGESSFLDWRKQTYPRWMDNVDIYRSLNLGTNVDHFEAMNIAARMARLLGKEKDYQKYNEYAVNLKNAINNHLWLEKEGYYAQYLYGRDHMILSPKYEALGEALAVIFDVADENRAKSIVENSPITPYGAACVYPQIPGIRPYHNNGIWPFVQAYWNIATAKAGNGTALEQGLASIYRPAALFLTNKENFVAEDGDYMDTEVNSDEMLWSLSGNMAMIYKVYFGISIDEKGILSFNPVVPKVYGGSKELKNVKLWKNNFDITLKGYGSKIKSFTIDGKASDEFTFNLKKGGNHKIDIVLADNDITEGTTSNKVANKFHLENPNVTYKGDQLTWKAVKGAVNYEIIKNGKVIATQNETSFTIKKEKEVDEYAVRAIDSDNFPSYISEPISVGDIKIKNVSRIASASKKIDIKAAPSGMVEVSKKRNKKVDFKITVPESGEYMVWFSYTNGSGPWNTDNKCAIRNLFVNGTDQGALVMAQRGTEEWSSIGMTNHIPVQLKKGANKLSIRFESYDENMNVDVNTALIENVYYGKASK; this comes from the coding sequence ATGAATAGAACCCTACGATTGTTGGCAGCAGGCTGTCTAATGGCTTTTACTGCATGTGATTCTGGAAATGAAAATACTTTATATGAATCCGAAACATACAATGTGTATAAAGATCATGTTACCCAAGGAGATTTTACTGCCACAGTAGTATCGCCAAAAGAAATGACATCTAACTATAAGAGTCCACTTCAAGATGCATACAGCAGAGCAATCGAATTTAAATTCAGTATAAATGGAAAAGATGATGAACTAGCCTATGGTAAAAACCACCGCCTAGTTATTCATCCGGAAGATGGAAACTATACTTCACCAACAATTGTTTTTGGAGAACATCATTTGGACGATGAGAAGGTCGACAAAATGGATTGGTTGGAAAAGAATACAGAAGTAACTATCAAATTAGATATGTCGCCTGTATTAAATGCCTTCAAAACAAAAGGGTATTATGAAGATATTCATGGTGAGAAGATTTACCAAAATGACTTTAAAGGGGTTTATGTAGCAGGAGGAAGTGCTCCAATGCGCTGGGACTTCGACAATTTAGGAGATGTAGAACAACTGACGGATAAGGATGGTGATGGTATTTATGAAATCACTTTAGTGATGAATCAGCCAGATCCTGAAAAAATCACTTCACCAGTGTGGAAATCAACTAAAAATCTATCTAAGTATCCAACCTTTACTTCTGATATTCCTTTAGTAGATGCTCTTTATAATTTAGCATTGAACGAACTTGTGGCCGATTCTGAAGCAGATGGTACTTTTAGAACTGGTAAAGAATGGGGTGGAGTTTGGACAAGAGATATTTCTTATTCTATTGTTTTAAGCTTATCAATTTTAGACCCTCAAAGAGCTATTACTTCTTTAAGAAGAAAGGTAAAAAGAGATAGAATTATTCAAGATACAGGTTCTGGTGGAGCATGGCCTGTCTCTTCTGATAGAGTAACTTGGGCTTTAGCAGCATGGAATGTTTATACTACAACTGGTGATCAGGGGTGGTTAAAAGAAGCATACAAAGTTATTGCAAATACCATAGACGATGATATGCATGTTGTTTATGATCCAGCAACAGGTTTAATGAGAGGAGAGTCATCTTTCTTGGATTGGAGAAAGCAGACTTACCCTAGATGGATGGATAACGTTGATATCTACAGATCATTGAACTTAGGAACAAATGTGGATCATTTTGAGGCCATGAATATCGCTGCTAGAATGGCTCGATTATTAGGAAAAGAAAAAGACTACCAAAAATATAATGAGTATGCTGTTAACCTTAAAAATGCCATTAATAATCACCTTTGGTTAGAAAAAGAGGGATACTACGCACAATATCTATACGGTAGAGATCATATGATCCTTTCTCCAAAATATGAAGCATTAGGTGAGGCATTGGCTGTAATTTTTGATGTTGCTGATGAAAATAGAGCGAAAAGCATTGTAGAAAATTCACCAATCACTCCATATGGTGCTGCTTGTGTTTATCCTCAGATTCCTGGTATTAGACCTTATCATAACAATGGTATTTGGCCATTTGTACAGGCTTATTGGAACATTGCAACAGCAAAGGCAGGGAATGGTACTGCTTTAGAGCAAGGTTTGGCATCGATTTACAGACCTGCGGCCTTATTCTTAACCAACAAAGAGAATTTTGTAGCAGAAGATGGTGATTATATGGATACTGAGGTTAACTCTGATGAGATGTTATGGAGTTTGTCTGGTAACATGGCGATGATTTACAAAGTATATTTTGGTATTTCTATTGATGAAAAAGGCATCTTAAGCTTTAATCCTGTAGTACCAAAAGTATATGGAGGTAGCAAAGAATTGAAAAACGTAAAGCTTTGGAAAAATAACTTTGATATCACTCTAAAAGGTTACGGTAGTAAGATCAAATCATTTACAATAGATGGAAAAGCATCTGATGAATTTACCTTTAACTTGAAAAAAGGAGGAAATCATAAAATTGATATAGTCTTAGCTGATAATGATATTACTGAAGGAACGACATCAAACAAAGTAGCTAATAAATTCCACCTTGAAAACCCAAATGTTACATATAAAGGTGATCAATTAACATGGAAAGCAGTGAAGGGAGCAGTTAATTACGAAATCATCAAGAATGGTAAGGTAATCGCCACTCAGAATGAAACGTCATTTACAATCAAGAAAGAGAAAGAGGTAGATGAGTATGCTGTTAGAGCAATAGATAGTGATAATTTCCCATCATATATTTCTGAACCAATTTCAGTAGGGGATATCAAAATCAAGAATGTTTCGAGAATTGCGAGTGCAAGTAAGAAAATCGATATTAAAGCAGCTCCGTCAGGAATGGTAGAAGTTTCTAAGAAAAGAAATAAGAAAGTAGATTTTAAAATCACTGTTCCAGAATCTGGAGAATATATGGTTTGGTTCTCTTACACAAATGGTAGCGGTCCATGGAATACAGATAATAAATGTGCAATACGTAATTTATTTGTAAATGGAACGGATCAAGGTGCTTTAGTTATGGCACAGCGAGGTACTGAAGAATGGTCAAGTATTGGTATGACAAACCATATTCCTGTACAATTAAAGAAAGGAGCCAATAAATTATCTATCCGTTTTGAATCGTACGATGAAAATATGAATGTTGATGTAAATACAGCACTTATAGAAAACGTATACTACGGTAAAGCGAGTAAATAA
- a CDS encoding DUF6984 family protein, whose amino-acid sequence MSQRREVRQEEITLVQHLITLGGLKPESFELPTMVDDYENAVMGSINFTPPEKAAYAGDIVQVVYRDSDEVPVVITLTKNVNNEILDMDFWKKDFSKLQTYPIPEKVALFNNNGMI is encoded by the coding sequence ATGAGTCAAAGAAGAGAAGTGAGACAGGAGGAAATAACTCTTGTACAACACCTAATCACTTTAGGAGGATTAAAACCTGAGAGTTTTGAATTACCAACCATGGTAGATGATTATGAAAATGCTGTTATGGGAAGTATAAACTTTACACCACCTGAAAAGGCGGCCTATGCAGGGGATATTGTCCAAGTGGTTTATAGAGATAGTGATGAAGTTCCTGTAGTGATTACACTCACGAAAAATGTCAATAATGAGATCCTTGACATGGATTTTTGGAAGAAAGATTTCTCAAAATTACAGACTTACCCTATTCCAGAAAAAGTAGCCCTCTTTAATAATAATGGGATGATATAG
- a CDS encoding DegQ family regulator — protein sequence MKRLLQKLKNKKRETNASLRNSNI from the coding sequence ATTAAACGTTTATTACAAAAGTTAAAGAACAAAAAAAGAGAGACAAATGCCTCTCTTCGTAATAGTAATATCTAG